One region of Gopherus evgoodei ecotype Sinaloan lineage chromosome 23, rGopEvg1_v1.p, whole genome shotgun sequence genomic DNA includes:
- the OSBPL7 gene encoding oxysterol-binding protein-related protein 7 isoform X2: MGSHEKELASPRRAPAPSRSNSTVSSKHSSAHQGCECWEVVDEPWGRIGPSQELERHEGYLLKKRKWPLKGWHKRYFVLEEGILKYATTRQDVLKGKLHGSVDVRLAVMSINRKAQRVDLDTEENIYHLKIKSQELFTSWVTKLCSHRLMEKPKCPAPTGGPAGQVLPSAQGYGSRNRVLPSDGTPALSTLTSSRDKVNAWLKDSEGLDRCSAELSECQGKLQELNKMLQSLETLHRIPSAPLISNSQTSAAAERPRKGKRTTRIWCTQSFAKDDTIGRVGRLHGSVPNLSRYLESSQSQPAFSLPPEYSQLQRSFWILAQKVHESLSSVVAVLTAERNRLQETQRALDLQRQAGGARNAAAAGAPLHNPDHAEYLRRFHSLSISSDAMFNSFTPLHPDEPDAHLAKGREQQLSNRSIVSLSDSHTEFFDACEVFLSASSSENEASDDESCMSEATNSLSDEAGGDRGFQRGRGAADGGSAPCASEPGGGALPAPLPLPVLLPTRLPHRNCLPAPSVPAGDVSLWNILRNNVGKDLSKVSMPVQLNEPLNTLQRLCEELEYSTLLDAASRCADPCERLVCVAAFAVSAYASTYYRAGSKPFNPVLGETYECVRPDKGFRFISEQVCHHPPISACHAESDNFIFWQDMKWKNKFWGKSLEIVPVGTVNVKLPRFGDHFEWNKVTSCIHNILSGQRWIEHYGEVLIRNVRDSSYHCKITFCKQARYWSSSVNEMQGAVLSRGGQVIHRLFGKWHEGLYRGAPPAGQCLWKPNPMPRELEKNYGFTQFALELNELTPELKHFLPSTDTRLRPDQRYLEEGNVQAAESQKRRIEQLQRDRRRVMEDNNIFHQAADRPWRQGVLGQQRHLLEAAGRAWLCQPRQPRAVVAAGIPGAALPSRHIGTSGQGLGAPQRWTYARRAGHWIPAAPSGVCWDVRPGAAAVPPREQGVKGVLALPGSTLLPSHAHRCCLLAGQPAPAGTSRTAGGANPLHVFLPSPHRGHHDLVGGGSGRKLLFFKFFVLI; the protein is encoded by the exons ATGGGCAGCCATGAGAAGGAGCTGGCCTCCCCCCGGAGGGCACCGGCACCGTCCAGGTCCAACAGCACCGTGTCTTCCAAGCACAGCAGCGCTCACCAG GGCTGTGAGTGCTGGGAGGTGGTGGACGAGCCCTGGGGCAGGATCGGGCCTAGCCAGGAGCTGGAGCGGCATGAGGGATacctgctgaagaagaggaagtGGCCCCTGAAGGGCTGGCATAAG AGATACTTTGTGCTGGAAGAGGGGATCCTGAAATATGCCACCACGCGCCAGGAT GTTCTCAAGGGCAAGCTGCATGGCTCTGTCGACGTCCGTCTGGCCGTCATGTCCATCAACAGGAAAGCGCAGCGCGTGGACCTGGACACGGAGGAAAACATCTACCACCTCAAG ATCAAATCCCAAGAGCTCTTTACCAGCTGGGTGACCAAGCTGTGCTCCCACCGCCTGATGGAGAAGCCCAAGTGCCCTGCACCCACAGGGGGCCCGGCCGGGCAAGTCCTGCCTTCCGCCCAG GGCTACGGCTCCCGGAACCGTGTCCTGCCGTCAGACGGCACCCCGGCCCTGTCCACGCTGACCAGCTCCCGGGAcaaggtgaatgcctggctgaaGGACAGCGAGGGGCTGGATAGGTGCTCGGCAG aGCTCTCTGAGTGCCAGGGAAAGCTGCAGGAGCTGAACAAGATGCTCCAGAGCCTGGAGACCCTGCACCGCATCCCGTCCGCACCCCTCATCTCCAACAGCCAG AcctcagcagctgcagagagacCCAGAAAGGGGAAGCGAACCACCAGGATCTGGTGCACCCAGAGCTTTGCCAAAGATGACACCATCGGCAGG GTGGGCCGTCTGCACGGCTCCGTCCCCAACCTCTCGCGCTACCTGGAGTCGAGCCAGAGCCAGCCGGCCTTCAGCCTCCCCCCGGAGTACAGCCAGCTGCAGAGGAGCTTCTGGATCCTGGCCCAGAAAG TGCACGAGTCCCTCAGCAGCGTGGTGGCCGTGCTGACCGCGGAGAGGAATCGCCTCCAGGAGACGCAGCGGGCCCTGGATTTGCAACGTCAGGCGGGCGGCGCCAGGAATGCAGCCGCGGCTGGG GCTCCCTTGCACAACCCAGACCACGCGGAGTATCTGCGGCGTTTCCACTCCCTCTCCATCTCCTCCGACGCCATGTTCAACTCGTTCACCCCACTGCACCCGGACGAG CCTGACGCCCACTTGGCCAAGGGACGGGAGCAGCAGCTGTCCAACCGCAGCATCGTCTCGCTCTCAGACTCTCACACCGAGTTCTTCGACGCCTGCGAGGTCTTCCTGTCCGCCAGCTCCTCCGAGAACgag GCCTCCGATGACGAGTCCTGCATGAGCGAGGCCACCAACAGCCTCTCCGATGAGGCCGGGGGGGACAGGGGCTTCCAGAGAG GCCGAGGCGCGGCGGATGGGGGGTCTGCGCCGTGCGCATCCGAGCCGGGAGGGGGGGCACTGCCGgcgcccctgcccctgcccgtgCTGCTGCCCACGAGGCTCCCGCACCGGAACTGCCTGCCGGCCCCCAGCGTCCCCGCCGGCGACGTCAGCCTGTGGAACATCCTGCGTAACAACGTGGGCAAGGACCTGTCCAAGGTCTCCATGCCGGTGCAGCTCAACGAGCCGCTCAACACGCTGCAGCGGCTCTGTGAGGAGCTGGAGTACAGCACCCTGCTGGATGCCGCCAGCCGCTGCGCCGACCCCTGCGAGCGCCTG GTCTGCGTCGCTGCCTTTGCTGTCTCTGCCTATGCCTCCACCTATTACCGTGCAGGCAGCAAACCCTTTAACCCTGTCCTGGGCGAGACGTATGAGTGCGTTCGGCCGGACAAAGGCTTCCGCTTCATCAGCGAGCAG GTTTGCCACCACCCACCCATCTCCGCCTGCCACGCAGAGTCAGACAACTTCATCTTCTGGCAAG ACATGAAGTGGAAAAATAAATTCTGGGGCAAGTCCCTGGAGATCGTTCCCGTGGGGACTGTGAACGTCAAGCTGCCCAG GTTCGGGGACCACTTCGAGTGGAACAAGGTGACGTCCTGTATCCACAACATCCTGAGCGGGCAGCGCTGGATCGAGCACTACGGCGAAGTCCTGATCCGCAACGTCAGGGACAGCAGCTACCACTGCAAGATCACCTTCTGCAAG CAGGCCCGTTACTGGAGCTCCAGCGTGAACGAGATGCAGGGGGCCGTGCTGAGCCGCGGGGGGCAGGTGATCCACCGGCTCTTCGGCAAGTGGCATGAGGGGCTGTACCGCGGCGCGCCTCCGGCTGGGCAGTGCCTCTGGAAACCCA accccATGCCCCGAGAGCTCGAGAAGAACTATGGCTTCACGCAGTTCGCCCTGGAGCTGAATGAATTGACGCCGGAGCTCAAGCATTTCCTGCCCTCCACGGACACGCGGCTGCGCCCTGACCAGCG GTATCTGGAGGAAGGCAACGTGCAGGCGGCAGAGTCCCAGAAGCGCCGGATCGAGCAGCTGCAGAGAGACCGGCGCAGGGTCATGGAGGATAACAACATCTTCCACCAG GCAGCAGACAGACCCTGGCGGCAAGGAGTCCTGGGTCAGCAACGACACCTACTGGAAGCTGCGGGCAGAGCCTGGCTATGCCAACCTCGACAGCCCCGTGCTGTGGTAGCAGCGGGCATCCCGGGGGCCGCCCTGCCTTCCAGGCACATAGGGACTAGTGGGCAGGGTCTGGGGGCACCACAGCGCTGGACATATGCAaggagggcagggcactggatCCCAGCTGCCCCCTCCGGGGTCTGCTGGGACGTTAGGCCAGGTGCCGCGGCAGTGCCCCCCCGTGAACAGGGTGTGAAAGGTGTCCTGGCCCTTCCCGGGTCcaccctgctcccatcccatgCCCATCGCTGCTGTCTGCTGGCTGGACAGCCTGCCCCTGCTGGCACCTCGAGGACTGCTGGGGGTGCCAACCCCTTGCACGTATTTCTGCCTTCCCCCCACAGGGGGCACCATgatctggtggggggggggagtgggaggaagcttttatttttcaaattctttgtattaatttaa
- the OSBPL7 gene encoding oxysterol-binding protein-related protein 7 isoform X3, whose translation MGSHEKELASPRRAPAPSRSNSTVSSKHSSAHQGCECWEVVDEPWGRIGPSQELERHEGYLLKKRKWPLKGWHKRYFVLEEGILKYATTRQDVLKGKLHGSVDVRLAVMSINRKAQRVDLDTEENIYHLKIKSQELFTSWVTKLCSHRLMEKPKCPAPTGGPAGQVLPSAQGYGSRNRVLPSDGTPALSTLTSSRDKVNAWLKDSEGLDRCSAELSECQGKLQELNKMLQSLETLHRIPSAPLISNSQTSAAAERPRKGKRTTRIWCTQSFAKDDTIGRVGRLHGSVPNLSRYLESSQSQPAFSLPPEYSQLQRSFWILAQKVHESLSSVVAVLTAERNRLQETQRALDLQRQAGGARNAAAAGAPLHNPDHAEYLRRFHSLSISSDAMFNSFTPLHPDEPDAHLAKGREQQLSNRSIVSLSDSHTEFFDACEVFLSASSSENEASDDESCMSEATNSLSDEAGGDRGFQRAGRGAADGGSAPCASEPGGGALPAPLPLPVLLPTRLPHRNCLPAPSVPAGDVSLWNILRNNVGKDLSKVSMPVQLNEPLNTLQRLCEELEYSTLLDAASRCADPCERLVCVAAFAVSAYASTYYRAGSKPFNPVLGETYECVRPDKGFRFISEQVCHHPPISACHAESDNFIFWQDMKWKNKFWGKSLEIVPVGTVNVKLPRFGDHFEWNKVTSCIHNILSGQRWIEHYGEVLIRNVRDSSYHCKITFCKARYWSSSVNEMQGAVLSRGGQVIHRLFGKWHEGLYRGAPPAGQCLWKPNPMPRELEKNYGFTQFALELNELTPELKHFLPSTDTRLRPDQRYLEEGNVQAAESQKRRIEQLQRDRRRVMEDNNIFHQAADRPWRQGVLGQQRHLLEAAGRAWLCQPRQPRAVVAAGIPGAALPSRHIGTSGQGLGAPQRWTYARRAGHWIPAAPSGVCWDVRPGAAAVPPREQGVKGVLALPGSTLLPSHAHRCCLLAGQPAPAGTSRTAGGANPLHVFLPSPHRGHHDLVGGGSGRKLLFFKFFVLI comes from the exons ATGGGCAGCCATGAGAAGGAGCTGGCCTCCCCCCGGAGGGCACCGGCACCGTCCAGGTCCAACAGCACCGTGTCTTCCAAGCACAGCAGCGCTCACCAG GGCTGTGAGTGCTGGGAGGTGGTGGACGAGCCCTGGGGCAGGATCGGGCCTAGCCAGGAGCTGGAGCGGCATGAGGGATacctgctgaagaagaggaagtGGCCCCTGAAGGGCTGGCATAAG AGATACTTTGTGCTGGAAGAGGGGATCCTGAAATATGCCACCACGCGCCAGGAT GTTCTCAAGGGCAAGCTGCATGGCTCTGTCGACGTCCGTCTGGCCGTCATGTCCATCAACAGGAAAGCGCAGCGCGTGGACCTGGACACGGAGGAAAACATCTACCACCTCAAG ATCAAATCCCAAGAGCTCTTTACCAGCTGGGTGACCAAGCTGTGCTCCCACCGCCTGATGGAGAAGCCCAAGTGCCCTGCACCCACAGGGGGCCCGGCCGGGCAAGTCCTGCCTTCCGCCCAG GGCTACGGCTCCCGGAACCGTGTCCTGCCGTCAGACGGCACCCCGGCCCTGTCCACGCTGACCAGCTCCCGGGAcaaggtgaatgcctggctgaaGGACAGCGAGGGGCTGGATAGGTGCTCGGCAG aGCTCTCTGAGTGCCAGGGAAAGCTGCAGGAGCTGAACAAGATGCTCCAGAGCCTGGAGACCCTGCACCGCATCCCGTCCGCACCCCTCATCTCCAACAGCCAG AcctcagcagctgcagagagacCCAGAAAGGGGAAGCGAACCACCAGGATCTGGTGCACCCAGAGCTTTGCCAAAGATGACACCATCGGCAGG GTGGGCCGTCTGCACGGCTCCGTCCCCAACCTCTCGCGCTACCTGGAGTCGAGCCAGAGCCAGCCGGCCTTCAGCCTCCCCCCGGAGTACAGCCAGCTGCAGAGGAGCTTCTGGATCCTGGCCCAGAAAG TGCACGAGTCCCTCAGCAGCGTGGTGGCCGTGCTGACCGCGGAGAGGAATCGCCTCCAGGAGACGCAGCGGGCCCTGGATTTGCAACGTCAGGCGGGCGGCGCCAGGAATGCAGCCGCGGCTGGG GCTCCCTTGCACAACCCAGACCACGCGGAGTATCTGCGGCGTTTCCACTCCCTCTCCATCTCCTCCGACGCCATGTTCAACTCGTTCACCCCACTGCACCCGGACGAG CCTGACGCCCACTTGGCCAAGGGACGGGAGCAGCAGCTGTCCAACCGCAGCATCGTCTCGCTCTCAGACTCTCACACCGAGTTCTTCGACGCCTGCGAGGTCTTCCTGTCCGCCAGCTCCTCCGAGAACgag GCCTCCGATGACGAGTCCTGCATGAGCGAGGCCACCAACAGCCTCTCCGATGAGGCCGGGGGGGACAGGGGCTTCCAGAGAG CAGGCCGAGGCGCGGCGGATGGGGGGTCTGCGCCGTGCGCATCCGAGCCGGGAGGGGGGGCACTGCCGgcgcccctgcccctgcccgtgCTGCTGCCCACGAGGCTCCCGCACCGGAACTGCCTGCCGGCCCCCAGCGTCCCCGCCGGCGACGTCAGCCTGTGGAACATCCTGCGTAACAACGTGGGCAAGGACCTGTCCAAGGTCTCCATGCCGGTGCAGCTCAACGAGCCGCTCAACACGCTGCAGCGGCTCTGTGAGGAGCTGGAGTACAGCACCCTGCTGGATGCCGCCAGCCGCTGCGCCGACCCCTGCGAGCGCCTG GTCTGCGTCGCTGCCTTTGCTGTCTCTGCCTATGCCTCCACCTATTACCGTGCAGGCAGCAAACCCTTTAACCCTGTCCTGGGCGAGACGTATGAGTGCGTTCGGCCGGACAAAGGCTTCCGCTTCATCAGCGAGCAG GTTTGCCACCACCCACCCATCTCCGCCTGCCACGCAGAGTCAGACAACTTCATCTTCTGGCAAG ACATGAAGTGGAAAAATAAATTCTGGGGCAAGTCCCTGGAGATCGTTCCCGTGGGGACTGTGAACGTCAAGCTGCCCAG GTTCGGGGACCACTTCGAGTGGAACAAGGTGACGTCCTGTATCCACAACATCCTGAGCGGGCAGCGCTGGATCGAGCACTACGGCGAAGTCCTGATCCGCAACGTCAGGGACAGCAGCTACCACTGCAAGATCACCTTCTGCAAG GCCCGTTACTGGAGCTCCAGCGTGAACGAGATGCAGGGGGCCGTGCTGAGCCGCGGGGGGCAGGTGATCCACCGGCTCTTCGGCAAGTGGCATGAGGGGCTGTACCGCGGCGCGCCTCCGGCTGGGCAGTGCCTCTGGAAACCCA accccATGCCCCGAGAGCTCGAGAAGAACTATGGCTTCACGCAGTTCGCCCTGGAGCTGAATGAATTGACGCCGGAGCTCAAGCATTTCCTGCCCTCCACGGACACGCGGCTGCGCCCTGACCAGCG GTATCTGGAGGAAGGCAACGTGCAGGCGGCAGAGTCCCAGAAGCGCCGGATCGAGCAGCTGCAGAGAGACCGGCGCAGGGTCATGGAGGATAACAACATCTTCCACCAG GCAGCAGACAGACCCTGGCGGCAAGGAGTCCTGGGTCAGCAACGACACCTACTGGAAGCTGCGGGCAGAGCCTGGCTATGCCAACCTCGACAGCCCCGTGCTGTGGTAGCAGCGGGCATCCCGGGGGCCGCCCTGCCTTCCAGGCACATAGGGACTAGTGGGCAGGGTCTGGGGGCACCACAGCGCTGGACATATGCAaggagggcagggcactggatCCCAGCTGCCCCCTCCGGGGTCTGCTGGGACGTTAGGCCAGGTGCCGCGGCAGTGCCCCCCCGTGAACAGGGTGTGAAAGGTGTCCTGGCCCTTCCCGGGTCcaccctgctcccatcccatgCCCATCGCTGCTGTCTGCTGGCTGGACAGCCTGCCCCTGCTGGCACCTCGAGGACTGCTGGGGGTGCCAACCCCTTGCACGTATTTCTGCCTTCCCCCCACAGGGGGCACCATgatctggtggggggggggagtgggaggaagcttttatttttcaaattctttgtattaatttaa
- the OSBPL7 gene encoding oxysterol-binding protein-related protein 7 isoform X1, with product MGSHEKELASPRRAPAPSRSNSTVSSKHSSAHQGCECWEVVDEPWGRIGPSQELERHEGYLLKKRKWPLKGWHKRYFVLEEGILKYATTRQDVLKGKLHGSVDVRLAVMSINRKAQRVDLDTEENIYHLKIKSQELFTSWVTKLCSHRLMEKPKCPAPTGGPAGQVLPSAQGYGSRNRVLPSDGTPALSTLTSSRDKVNAWLKDSEGLDRCSAELSECQGKLQELNKMLQSLETLHRIPSAPLISNSQTSAAAERPRKGKRTTRIWCTQSFAKDDTIGRVGRLHGSVPNLSRYLESSQSQPAFSLPPEYSQLQRSFWILAQKVHESLSSVVAVLTAERNRLQETQRALDLQRQAGGARNAAAAGAPLHNPDHAEYLRRFHSLSISSDAMFNSFTPLHPDEPDAHLAKGREQQLSNRSIVSLSDSHTEFFDACEVFLSASSSENEASDDESCMSEATNSLSDEAGGDRGFQRAGRGAADGGSAPCASEPGGGALPAPLPLPVLLPTRLPHRNCLPAPSVPAGDVSLWNILRNNVGKDLSKVSMPVQLNEPLNTLQRLCEELEYSTLLDAASRCADPCERLVCVAAFAVSAYASTYYRAGSKPFNPVLGETYECVRPDKGFRFISEQVCHHPPISACHAESDNFIFWQDMKWKNKFWGKSLEIVPVGTVNVKLPRFGDHFEWNKVTSCIHNILSGQRWIEHYGEVLIRNVRDSSYHCKITFCKQARYWSSSVNEMQGAVLSRGGQVIHRLFGKWHEGLYRGAPPAGQCLWKPNPMPRELEKNYGFTQFALELNELTPELKHFLPSTDTRLRPDQRYLEEGNVQAAESQKRRIEQLQRDRRRVMEDNNIFHQAADRPWRQGVLGQQRHLLEAAGRAWLCQPRQPRAVVAAGIPGAALPSRHIGTSGQGLGAPQRWTYARRAGHWIPAAPSGVCWDVRPGAAAVPPREQGVKGVLALPGSTLLPSHAHRCCLLAGQPAPAGTSRTAGGANPLHVFLPSPHRGHHDLVGGGSGRKLLFFKFFVLI from the exons ATGGGCAGCCATGAGAAGGAGCTGGCCTCCCCCCGGAGGGCACCGGCACCGTCCAGGTCCAACAGCACCGTGTCTTCCAAGCACAGCAGCGCTCACCAG GGCTGTGAGTGCTGGGAGGTGGTGGACGAGCCCTGGGGCAGGATCGGGCCTAGCCAGGAGCTGGAGCGGCATGAGGGATacctgctgaagaagaggaagtGGCCCCTGAAGGGCTGGCATAAG AGATACTTTGTGCTGGAAGAGGGGATCCTGAAATATGCCACCACGCGCCAGGAT GTTCTCAAGGGCAAGCTGCATGGCTCTGTCGACGTCCGTCTGGCCGTCATGTCCATCAACAGGAAAGCGCAGCGCGTGGACCTGGACACGGAGGAAAACATCTACCACCTCAAG ATCAAATCCCAAGAGCTCTTTACCAGCTGGGTGACCAAGCTGTGCTCCCACCGCCTGATGGAGAAGCCCAAGTGCCCTGCACCCACAGGGGGCCCGGCCGGGCAAGTCCTGCCTTCCGCCCAG GGCTACGGCTCCCGGAACCGTGTCCTGCCGTCAGACGGCACCCCGGCCCTGTCCACGCTGACCAGCTCCCGGGAcaaggtgaatgcctggctgaaGGACAGCGAGGGGCTGGATAGGTGCTCGGCAG aGCTCTCTGAGTGCCAGGGAAAGCTGCAGGAGCTGAACAAGATGCTCCAGAGCCTGGAGACCCTGCACCGCATCCCGTCCGCACCCCTCATCTCCAACAGCCAG AcctcagcagctgcagagagacCCAGAAAGGGGAAGCGAACCACCAGGATCTGGTGCACCCAGAGCTTTGCCAAAGATGACACCATCGGCAGG GTGGGCCGTCTGCACGGCTCCGTCCCCAACCTCTCGCGCTACCTGGAGTCGAGCCAGAGCCAGCCGGCCTTCAGCCTCCCCCCGGAGTACAGCCAGCTGCAGAGGAGCTTCTGGATCCTGGCCCAGAAAG TGCACGAGTCCCTCAGCAGCGTGGTGGCCGTGCTGACCGCGGAGAGGAATCGCCTCCAGGAGACGCAGCGGGCCCTGGATTTGCAACGTCAGGCGGGCGGCGCCAGGAATGCAGCCGCGGCTGGG GCTCCCTTGCACAACCCAGACCACGCGGAGTATCTGCGGCGTTTCCACTCCCTCTCCATCTCCTCCGACGCCATGTTCAACTCGTTCACCCCACTGCACCCGGACGAG CCTGACGCCCACTTGGCCAAGGGACGGGAGCAGCAGCTGTCCAACCGCAGCATCGTCTCGCTCTCAGACTCTCACACCGAGTTCTTCGACGCCTGCGAGGTCTTCCTGTCCGCCAGCTCCTCCGAGAACgag GCCTCCGATGACGAGTCCTGCATGAGCGAGGCCACCAACAGCCTCTCCGATGAGGCCGGGGGGGACAGGGGCTTCCAGAGAG CAGGCCGAGGCGCGGCGGATGGGGGGTCTGCGCCGTGCGCATCCGAGCCGGGAGGGGGGGCACTGCCGgcgcccctgcccctgcccgtgCTGCTGCCCACGAGGCTCCCGCACCGGAACTGCCTGCCGGCCCCCAGCGTCCCCGCCGGCGACGTCAGCCTGTGGAACATCCTGCGTAACAACGTGGGCAAGGACCTGTCCAAGGTCTCCATGCCGGTGCAGCTCAACGAGCCGCTCAACACGCTGCAGCGGCTCTGTGAGGAGCTGGAGTACAGCACCCTGCTGGATGCCGCCAGCCGCTGCGCCGACCCCTGCGAGCGCCTG GTCTGCGTCGCTGCCTTTGCTGTCTCTGCCTATGCCTCCACCTATTACCGTGCAGGCAGCAAACCCTTTAACCCTGTCCTGGGCGAGACGTATGAGTGCGTTCGGCCGGACAAAGGCTTCCGCTTCATCAGCGAGCAG GTTTGCCACCACCCACCCATCTCCGCCTGCCACGCAGAGTCAGACAACTTCATCTTCTGGCAAG ACATGAAGTGGAAAAATAAATTCTGGGGCAAGTCCCTGGAGATCGTTCCCGTGGGGACTGTGAACGTCAAGCTGCCCAG GTTCGGGGACCACTTCGAGTGGAACAAGGTGACGTCCTGTATCCACAACATCCTGAGCGGGCAGCGCTGGATCGAGCACTACGGCGAAGTCCTGATCCGCAACGTCAGGGACAGCAGCTACCACTGCAAGATCACCTTCTGCAAG CAGGCCCGTTACTGGAGCTCCAGCGTGAACGAGATGCAGGGGGCCGTGCTGAGCCGCGGGGGGCAGGTGATCCACCGGCTCTTCGGCAAGTGGCATGAGGGGCTGTACCGCGGCGCGCCTCCGGCTGGGCAGTGCCTCTGGAAACCCA accccATGCCCCGAGAGCTCGAGAAGAACTATGGCTTCACGCAGTTCGCCCTGGAGCTGAATGAATTGACGCCGGAGCTCAAGCATTTCCTGCCCTCCACGGACACGCGGCTGCGCCCTGACCAGCG GTATCTGGAGGAAGGCAACGTGCAGGCGGCAGAGTCCCAGAAGCGCCGGATCGAGCAGCTGCAGAGAGACCGGCGCAGGGTCATGGAGGATAACAACATCTTCCACCAG GCAGCAGACAGACCCTGGCGGCAAGGAGTCCTGGGTCAGCAACGACACCTACTGGAAGCTGCGGGCAGAGCCTGGCTATGCCAACCTCGACAGCCCCGTGCTGTGGTAGCAGCGGGCATCCCGGGGGCCGCCCTGCCTTCCAGGCACATAGGGACTAGTGGGCAGGGTCTGGGGGCACCACAGCGCTGGACATATGCAaggagggcagggcactggatCCCAGCTGCCCCCTCCGGGGTCTGCTGGGACGTTAGGCCAGGTGCCGCGGCAGTGCCCCCCCGTGAACAGGGTGTGAAAGGTGTCCTGGCCCTTCCCGGGTCcaccctgctcccatcccatgCCCATCGCTGCTGTCTGCTGGCTGGACAGCCTGCCCCTGCTGGCACCTCGAGGACTGCTGGGGGTGCCAACCCCTTGCACGTATTTCTGCCTTCCCCCCACAGGGGGCACCATgatctggtggggggggggagtgggaggaagcttttatttttcaaattctttgtattaatttaa